The Mycolicibacterium flavescens genomic interval CCAGACCACGACAACGACCTTCCCGGCCATGTGCCGCTAGTCCCGGGACGCGGGCAGCACGTGCACCACCGTCGGCCACCGCGGTGGCGGGGTGCCGAACGCGCCGTGCGCGTTGCCGATGATTCGCTTGCCCATCAAGCGGTTGCCCACACCGCCGACGACCGCGCCGACGCCGACGGGCAGCGTCTTGCCGAACGCGAGTGCGCCTCGCTTGAGGGTGTAGCGCTTGACGAAATACCTCAGCAGGCGCGAGTTCAGTTGCGACAGCGCAGGCAGCGGGAGGGTGGCCGCCCCGTCGGCGACCCACGCGCCTCTGGTGCGGCCGCGGCCGACCAGGTCGGCGATTGCACGCTTGCTGTCCTCGCCGACCAACACCGCCAGCACCAGCGCGCGACGCCGCTCCTGATGCTCGGCCGGAATTCCGTGCACCTCGGCTACGGCGAGGACGTACAACGCCGTCGCCTCCAGGAAGACGACCGTCTCGCCGGCCACCGACGCCATCGCGGCCAACGTCCCGATGCCGGGGAACGCGGCAGCCGACCCGACGGCGGCGCCGCTGGCCATCACCGCGCTCAGATAGCGCTTCTCGAGTTTCTTGATGACATCGGCGGGCGTCGCGTGCGGGTCCTGTTCGCGCAACCGATCGACGTACGCCTTGACCGCGGGAGCTTGCACGCGCGACCCGCGCTCGATGATGCGGGACAGCGCCTTGGCGGCGACGCTCGGATCTTCGGCGGAGCCATCACTGACCGCCGGTAACTGGCTCTTGGCCTTCGACCGGGCACTCATGGGGCCTCCTGTCCGAGCGACTCGTTTCAGGCTATCGCTTCGGCTAACGAACGATGGCGTCGGTGAGTGCCCCGGCCGTGATCGCGCTCACCTTATGCCGGGCCGGGAAGAAAATAATGAGAGGCGACGCTCTTCATTCCCATGGCACCATCATCGGCTGTGGATCTGACGACTGCCCCGACTCCGATTCAGGAGGGCACGTCTGTCAGCCGTATCCGGATGATTGTCGTATTGGGCGTCATGGTGGCACTGGGCCCGCTGACCATCGACATGTACCTGCCCGCACTGCCGAGGATCGCCGAGGAACTCGGGGTGTCTTCCTCGATTGCGCAGCTGACGCTCACCGGGACGCTCGCCGGGCTGGCGCTCGGCCAGTTGGTCGTCGGTCCGCTCTCCGATTCGCTGGGCCGGCGCCGCCCGTTGATGGCCGGGATCGTGCTGCACATGATCGCCTCGCTGATGTGCATGTTCGCGCCCAACATCGAGGTGCTCGGGTTGGCTCGGGCGCTGCAGGGGATGGGCGCCGCAGCGGCCTCGGTGGTCGCGGTCGCCGTCGTCGGCGATCTGTTTACCGGCTCGGTCGCGGCCACGGTGATGTCACGACTGATGCTGGTGCTCGGCGTGGCGCCCGTGCTGGCTCCCTCGTTGGGCGCCGCGGTCCTGCTGAAGGCCTCCTGGCACTGGGTGTTCGCCGCTCTGGTGCTGTTGGCGGGGTTGTTGCTGGTGGTGGCGGCGACGGCCCTGCCGGAGACGCTGCCGGTCGCGCATCGTCGCCCGCTGAAGGTGCGCGGTATCGCGATGACGTACCTGGAGTTGCTGCGCGATACCCGGTTCGTGGTGTTGGTGCTGGTCGCGGCGCTGGGCATGTCGGGGCTGTTCGCCTATATCTCAGCGGCGCCGTTCGTCCTGCAGGGTCGCTACGGTCTGGATCAGCAGGGGTTCGCGCTGGTCTTCGCCGCCGGCGCGATCGCGCTGATCGGCACCACGCAGTTCAACGTCGTCTTACTGCGCCGGTTCGGGCCGCAGACCATCGTGCTGTGGGCCCTGACCGTGGCCTCCCTCGGCGGTGCGGTCTTCGTCGGGATCACGGTTGCCGACGTCGGCGGGGTGGTCGGATTCGTCGTCCCGGTGTGGGTGCTGCTGGCCGCCGTGGGCTTCGTCATCCCGAACGCGCCGGCGCTGGCGTTGACCCGGCATCCGGACGCCGCGGGCACCGCGGCCGCTCTGCTCGGCGCGGGACAGTTCGGTCTGGGTGCTGCGATCGCACCGCTCGTCGGTGCCCTCGGCAACGACGAGTTCGCTCTGGCCGCGGTGATGACGGTGGGTATGGTGATCGCGTTGCTCGCGCTCATGGCCGTCGGTGTGTCAGCGGCCGGACGCGCGGACGACTCCGAACGCGACGTCACCGCTGACGTCGTGCCCGAACCGGCCTGACGCTTCGCAGCGCGTGGTCCCGCCTTGTCGGGATCGACCACGCTCCGTAGCGTCGGCGGGATCCCCGAGTGCTAGTCGACCCAGAATGTTGTCAACGCTTTTCACCAGGCAGAACGCGTCAACGAACCCGTGGCATGCGCTGTGGGCGATGATGGTCGGCTTCTTCATGATCCTGGTGGACGCGACGATCGTCGCGGTCGCCAACCCGTCGATCATGGCGAGGTTCGACGCCAGCTACGACGCCGTCCTGTGGGTCACGAGCGCCTATCTGCTCGCATACGCGGTGCCGTTGCTGGTGGCGGGCCGTCTCGGTGACCGGTTCGGCCCCAAGAACCTCTACCTTCTCGGCCTCACGGTGTTCACCGTCGCTTCGCTGTGGTGCGGACTGTCCGACACGATCGGGATGCTGATCGCAGCGCGGGTCGTGCAGGGCGTCGGCGCGGCACTGCTGACGCCGCAGACCCTGTCGACGGTCACCCGCATCTTCCCCGCCGAACGGCGCGGCATGGCGATGAGCGTGTGGGGGGCGACGGCCGGGGTCGCGACGCTGGTCGGTCCGTTGGCCGGCGGGATCCTGGTCGACGCCCTCGGGTGGCAGTGGATCTTCTTCGTCAACGTGCCGATCGGGGTGGTGGGCGTGGCGTTGGCGCTGCGGCTGGTGCCCGAGCTGCCGAGACAGAGGCAGCGACTCGACGTTGCGGGGGTGATCCTCTCGGCGGTCGGGTTGTTCCTCATCGTGTTCGCCCTGCAGGAGGGTCAGGCGAACAGGTGGACCCACTGGGTCTGGGGCCTGATGGCGTTGGGCACCGGCGTGGTGGCCGCGTTCCTGTTCTGGCAGGCAGCAAACCGTAATGATCCGCTGCTGCCACTCGAGATCTTCCGCGACCGCGACTTCTCGCTGTCGACATTCGGCGTCGCGACGATCGGGTTCGTCGTGACCGGGATGATCGTGCCGGTCATGTTCTACGC includes:
- a CDS encoding membrane protein, which translates into the protein MSARSKAKSQLPAVSDGSAEDPSVAAKALSRIIERGSRVQAPAVKAYVDRLREQDPHATPADVIKKLEKRYLSAVMASGAAVGSAAAFPGIGTLAAMASVAGETVVFLEATALYVLAVAEVHGIPAEHQERRRALVLAVLVGEDSKRAIADLVGRGRTRGAWVADGAATLPLPALSQLNSRLLRYFVKRYTLKRGALAFGKTLPVGVGAVVGGVGNRLMGKRIIGNAHGAFGTPPPRWPTVVHVLPASRD
- the bcr gene encoding Bcr/CflA subfamily drug resistance transporter — encoded protein: MAPSSAVDLTTAPTPIQEGTSVSRIRMIVVLGVMVALGPLTIDMYLPALPRIAEELGVSSSIAQLTLTGTLAGLALGQLVVGPLSDSLGRRRPLMAGIVLHMIASLMCMFAPNIEVLGLARALQGMGAAAASVVAVAVVGDLFTGSVAATVMSRLMLVLGVAPVLAPSLGAAVLLKASWHWVFAALVLLAGLLLVVAATALPETLPVAHRRPLKVRGIAMTYLELLRDTRFVVLVLVAALGMSGLFAYISAAPFVLQGRYGLDQQGFALVFAAGAIALIGTTQFNVVLLRRFGPQTIVLWALTVASLGGAVFVGITVADVGGVVGFVVPVWVLLAAVGFVIPNAPALALTRHPDAAGTAAALLGAGQFGLGAAIAPLVGALGNDEFALAAVMTVGMVIALLALMAVGVSAAGRADDSERDVTADVVPEPA